In Desulfomonile tiedjei, the DNA window GACAGGTCCAGTCTCGGCATCGAAGAGCAAGATTCTGGTAAGATGGACGAAAGCGTCCTGGTGTCGGCACCTTGACCACAGCCCGAACTGCCCGTTACCTTTGGCATGGTGATTGCTCCGGAATTTGGAATCGGCCAAGGGCACCGGGCCTCAGTGATTGGCACACGAAACATTCTGGTGACAGTTAAGGGGCTTCCACAAACGGTTTGCGGTTTGGGCTATCCTCGACCGACCGCTCGGTGTTTTTTCGCGGTGGAGGGGTTTTGTTCTTGACAAAAGGCACGAATTTCATTAAAAAAAGATGCTTTTGGGACTACCGTTTCTATCTTACGCGTAACAGAATACTGCACTGGTAGGAATGAACTTCGGAGGAGAATGCCGAGGTTTATTGCCGGTGGGGTCTATGCGAAGTCAAATGACTTCTTCCTAAAGTCGAGTAACGGCTTTAAGGTGGAGAAAGGAGAAAGAATATGGCGGAAATAGGACACGGCAAGAAAGAAATTGTCGAGCGGATTATGGGGCCTGCTGAGGCCAAAGAGGCGATTAAGGGTCTCGTGGAAATTCCGATCCGGAGCCAGATCGCGAATGAGGTAATCGGAATAACCTATGGTTTCTTCACACCGCTTGAAGGATTCATGGGCAAGGCCGACGTGGACGGCGTGTGCAAGAACATGAAGCTGGCCAATGGGGTTGTGTGGAGCATTCCCATTGTGTTCGACTTGTCAGCCGATGAAGTCGCCAAGTACGGCGTAAAGGCGGGTAGCAAGGTGCTGCTTACCTACAACAACAACCCAATGGCCATCATGGAAGTCCAGGAAGTTTACGACTACGACAAGAAGGCCATGTGCCAGGCAGTTTACGGCACGGACGACCCGAAGCACCCAGGATGTTCCCGTACTTACAGTTACAAGGACAAATTCGTCGCGGGCAAGGTAACCCTTGTCAATCGACCGAAGATCAACCCGCCTTACGATCCTTATTTCATTCCCCCTCTGGAGATGAGAAAGAAGTTTAAGGAAAAGGGCTGGGAGCGAATTGTGGCGCACCAGACCAGGAATGTGCCGCACACAGGCCACGAGTGGCTCATGAAAGGGGCTTGGTTCCAGGCGTATGCCGAGCTACCGATTGAAAAGCCGCTGGTTGGTGTCCTGGTAAACGCAATAATAGGCGAGAAACGCAAAGGCGACTACATTGACGAAGCCATTATTCTGACCCAGGACGAGTTGAGGAAGTCCGGCTATTTCGGTGATCACAACCACCTGACGTCCCTTACCTTCTGGGATATGCGTTACGCAGGGCCGAGAGAGGCCGTATTCCATGCGGCTTTGAGGACCAACCTGGGACTGACTCACCACATGTACGGCAGGGACCACGCGGGTGTGGGAACATACTACGGCGCGTACGATGCCCACCACCTTCTGGCTACAATCCAAGACGAACTGGACATCGTCCCCGTTTATTCCATGAACTGGCTTTTCTGCCCCCATTGCGGTGAAATCACATCGGAGGGGCTCTGCAACCACAAAAAGGAATGGCAGAAGTTCAGCGGGACAGTTATCAGAAGTATAGTCCAGGACGGTGTCAAGCCGCCGCGCCTCATTTACAGACCTGAGGTCTTTGACGTCATGATGGAATGCGGAGAGAAATACGGCTTTGGCTCACCGTTTGTGGGGGACGATTACCTCGCGAAAAGAATCCCCGTCTTCGAAATTCCGCCGATGAAGTAGGAGGTGAAAACTATGGCCGAGGAGAAATTCCCGATAAATATTTGGATCAATGAAGACAGACTTGAGAAGCTGCGCCAGGCCGGCTTGGGCGAACTGCCCGAGGAGATGCTGGCAGGCCTTAAAGTGCTCAGGGTTTACGCGAATGCGGTTGAAAGGGACAAAATACTCAAGGTTTTTCCCACCGCCAAGTATGACAGTGCGACAACCAAGAGCATCGAGCTGCTTCCCCGGGAAGTCAAAGACAAGATGTTCGATAAGGTCGTCCAGAAAAAGTCAATCGACATCATGAGCGATTTCCTCGCGGCGTACTAATAGAAGCAGACTCTAGACGTCGGCATTTGAAAGCAAAAAAGAGGGCTCTACCGGCCCTCTTTTCCTTTTCTGCCAAAATCTGGCATAGCGTTTTTTCTGCAGCATTTTCCCAGAGTTCTGTCGGAATGGCACACTGGCGTCGTACCGGCGGAAGCCGGGACCCAGCTCGTCTGGATTCCGGCTTCCTCCGGAATGACCTTATTACTCAATCCGAAGGTATTTTCGAGAGTCTCCGTAATAACTCATTGGTTGGGCGGACATGTTCTAAGCCATGAGAAGCCTAAGGATTTTCTGTGAAACAGCCCGCCTGCCCGATCCGCGCCTTCGTTCAGAGGCTTGACGAAATGCTTTTCATTGGGCATAACGGAAGGTGGTCTGCACCTGTGGGCTGTTTCAGGAGGCAGGGTCTTTAAGAAAAGGACGCGATCGAAGGATCTTGTTCCGGCACTGTGGTGACCCGCCGGAGAAGCAGCGACGGTTTTCAATAAAACGATGAACAGGGCCATTTGCTGATGGTGGATCTTTTCGAAAAGTGTTTTTCCTACAATCGTGACACAGAGGCTATGGCTATTTCTCTGGGAATCTACCCGTTCTTCAAAGCCATATCCGGATTAAACGGCACCCACGTCATCGTGGACGGGCGTGACACGATAATGGCAGGATCGAATAACTACTTGGGACTAACCACCCATCCTAAGGTGAAAGCGGCTGCGTTGAAGGCGCTTGAAGAATACGGGACCAGTTGTTCCGGATCCCGTTTCGCCAATGGTACACTCGATCTTCACGAAAAGCTGGAGGCTTCCCTGGCCCGCTTCATGGGAAAGGAGGCGGCACAGGTATTTTCCACCGGCTTCATTACCAATCAGGGAGCTATCGCCCCACTCGTCGGTCGCAGTGACACAGTCATAATCGATCGGCTCGTTCACGCGAGCATCGTCGATGGGGTCCGATTGGGCTTCGGCAAAGTCGGTAGATTCCGGCACAGTGACATTGAATCTCTTCGGAGAAACTTGGAAGCCTGTCCGGAAAATCATGGGAAACTGGTTATTGTTGACGGTGTTTACAGCATGGACGGGGATATCGCTCCACTCCCCGAGATTGTGGCAGTCACGAAGGAATTTGGGGCGCGGCTGATGGTGGACGACGCCCATGGGATAGGTGTCCTGGGAAGTAATGGCAGGGGAACGCTGGAACATTTCGGGGTGACGGACGAGGTGGATCTAGTGATGGGAACATTCAGCAAATCGTTCGCCTCCCTGGGGGGATTCATAGCCGGAGACGCACGCGTTATTCATTATATCAAACATCATTCCCGCGCCTTGATCTTTTCTGCCGCCATGCCGCCATCGGCAATCGCTGCGGTGCAGGCCGCGTTGGAGGTCATTGAGACGGAACCTGAAATTCGCGAACGCCTTTGGGAGAACACTCGTTTCTTTGCAGACAGCATAGCGTCTCTCGGCTTCGAAACAGGCCACACTCAGACGCCAATAATTCCCATAATCATAGGCGACGACATTCGAACCGCCTTTTTCTGGAAACGTCTTCTAGACTACGGCGTCTTCACGAACTGCGTGGTGGCTCCTGGAGTTCCCGAGGGGCAGCAAAGGATAAGAATGTGTTGCATGGCTACTCACACGCGTGACGAGCTGGAGAAGGTAGCTGAGGCTTGTGCGCGTGTCGGAAAGGAAATGGGCATAATCCATTGACGGAGTTCCGAACATGACCCTGAAAAAGCTAATCAACCGTGGACGGACAGGTCTTCTGCTTCGTGCGGCATCTCTGAGCATGATGCTTGTAGCAGCGCTCTGTTTATTCCCTTTTGTGTTGGATTCGACGGGAAACACCGTCGCCTTCGCCGCGGACCAGACGACTTCCAGCCCCGCCCGAGTCGGCCAACGTACCGATGAAGCTGTTGCCTCGCCGGTGGACTTGACCGCGGAACAGCGAATAGAAGAGATCGAAAAGACTCTTCAATCAATCAAGAACACTGACGGACCAAAAGATGACAGATCGTACGACATTAAGATGATGTCCAGAGAACTCATCCGTTATGTCCGGCTGGTGGTTGTGGCCCTTGTCGTAATCGCTGTGGTGTTCCCACTCACCATTTGGATAATGAGCAAGAAAAGGATCCTGGGTCTTTCCGGCCTCTCGCCGGAACTGGCTACCACTCTCTTGCTGGTCGAAGAGCGCCAGGCAAAGTTGGCGCATATTCTGAAAGAAATACAGGGAGAGATTGATTACCTGCACACGATGTCGGTTCCGGACCTGAAAAACCTGATCCAACAAGCCGAGAATTATTTGAAACAGAACGAAGCCGACCTGGAAAAGACCGGTCGCCGCGGGAGTAAGGCCGAAAAAGACCAGACCTGACATGCGTGAAAGAAGCGCGACCGGCGGGGCCAGTCTGGCCTCAAGGGCGGATGGAAACCGGGGTTCCGACTGAAACGCGCGAATACAGCTCATCTATTTCAAAGTTCCACATTGCTATACAGCCGTCCGTCCAATTATGCGGTTTGGGGTACAGCAGCGAGATCCATCTGCGCTGATTACCATTTGTCGGGTACCCGTGAATGCCCACCCATCCCCCGAGTTTTGAATCCCAGGGAGGGGCCTTTTCATCTCGAATGGTGTTGATCAAAGAATGCAATTCATCGAGTGATATCAGGCCGTTTTCAAAGGATGCCTGAGCATCTCCCGCGCTCGGATAACTGAGCCCCAGAAAACGATGAAAGCGGCTGGATTCGCTCTTGTAACAAATCACGTACTCGCCTTCGGGGGTTTTTTGGTCACCCATCACCCTCTTGGGACCCGATGGATTGATACCGAGGCAGACCCTGTACGATTTGACCGGGTTGCCGTTGATGTAGAGTTGAAGCAGCTGCTCTTCCTTAAGAATTACGATCTTAGCGCCGTTTGTTGTCCGTGAATTGGTCTCGGCCCACGCGGCCTGGAGAAAACAGAGAAAGAGAACCGGAAATAGCCAGGTTAAGGGCCGAAGAAACGAGGAGCCACTACCTGGCCGCTCTGGTGCGGGTCCCTTTGAGAGGGTGAAAAGCCTGATGTTCAATTTCATATGAGCCATGTCCATGACCGAAGCCATAACATAGCGTAATTTATAACAAATGTCAATTCCCATTGAACACGGGGAACCAATAACTCAATTACGGGCAGGGAAGGGGCCGGTTCTTCTTGCGGCACCTTACCTTCGACCATCACTTAGTCGCGTTGTCAAGTGTCCGGACCAGGACTCGGGCATTATCGGACAGCGCGCCCTTTCCCTCGTAGAGAACGTCCTGAACCGTGACGCCCTTGCCATGGTACGCCCAATTGGCCTGGAGGTCCGGTTCCAGGGACGCACCCGTCAAAGCAAGCCCCACAAACAGACCCTTGGCCCTGGAATAGGAGAGTATTCCGGCATCAAACCTAAGATTCGTCTCAGCCGAAGCGTCACGGCCAATCGGTCCCGCTGCGACGGACACATCCGCTCCGAGAGTGATCTTGTCTTCCAGCAGGTTTTCGAGGCCTTTGTCGCTCATGATAAGAAGAATCAGATCTACCGTCTGAACTCCTGCCTGAAATCCAAAACTGCCCCCGCGAATTGTGACGAACGCGGGCCGGCTCCATTCGGCAGTATTTTCATCTCGTCGCACGATCAAGCCGTTTCCCAAGGTTACTCCGACAACCACGCCCACCTTGAGGACACCCGGAAAAACTGCCAGGCCCCTGCAACGCTGTAGCAGATCCTTGGGTATCCCCCGATCGGGCATTTCCAAAACGTTTTGTATCACAGCGTTGCAGTCAAGGATTCTTCGGTCCAGCTCCTCCATCGATTGTCCGGAACACAAAATCGGCTGAAAAAGTATGGCTGCAAGACTCACACAAAAGGTTGGAACGATTCGCATCACCGTGCTCTTCCCGTAGTGTTTGCCGGAATGGATGGACCAAAGGTCAATGCTTGAAAGCCCTCTGGCCGGTGAACATCATAGCCACCTTCGGGTCAGCTTCGTTGCAGGCCTCTATAGATTCGAAATCCCGATCCGACCCTCCGGGCTGGACTATAGCGGAGACGCCTTCTCTGATGCCTACTTCCACGCCGTCTCGAAATGGGAAAAACGCGTCAGAGACCATGACGGAGCCTATCAAGCCTGCCTTATGTTCCCGCACCTCGTTATCCAGCTCTTGCGCAATCCGGGCATCCTGCATCAAGTTGAAGGGGACCTGGAAACGTTCAAAACAAAGCCGGTCTCTATACTTCACGTAAGCCTTAATCACTGCCAGCTCCGCCACTCCAACTCTGTCCTGTTCGCCGGTACCTATCCCAACGGTGCATCCGTCCTTGACGTAAATGACCGAATTAGATGTCACGCCCTGTTCAACCGCCCAACCGAAGACCATGTCCTCAAGCTCCCGCCTCGTAGGGGAACGTTCCACGATGTACTCACGGCCTTGATAGATTGCCTTGGCAGGCATGAGGTCTTCCGGCGATCGGATCGCATTGATCGGAGACTGTTGCACTACGATTCCGCCGTCCATGAGCGACTTGAACTCCACGAAGCGGACTGCAAGGTAATCCTCGAGGCGGTCCATGCGTGGAATCGCCAGAATACGGAGGTTCTTACGGCTCTTGAGGACCTCGACCGCCCCCGCTTCGTAATCCGGCGCTGCCACCACTTCCAGATAATTTTCCGCGATCGATTCCGCGCTAGCCTTATCAACCGGACGATTAAAGACCGCGGCTCCACCAAAAGCCGCAATACGGTCCGCCATGTTAGCTCGCCGATATGCTTCGGTGATGCTGTCACTAATTGCCACACCCGAAGGATTATTGTGTTTCATTATGGCACAGGCAGGGGACTTATGAATAAATTTAAGTATATTCAAGGCGTTGTCTACGTCGGTGAAATTGGTCTTGCTCGGATGCTTTCCGGACTGGATCATTTCGGCTTCCGTAAGCGAACTTACAAGCCCGCGGCCCGGTGAAATGAATTTGCATCCGCCCAGAGTGAGGTTGCCGTCCACGAGTTGGTACAGGGCCGCTTCTTGCCCGGGGTTCTCGCCGTACCGGAGGCCTTTTTCTACCAGATTTCCCGATTCATCAGGGATTTTCCAGGCTCTCTTTTTGTACACAAGTGTCTGCTCATCGAAACTGATTTTGATGGTGTCAGGGAAGTGATCATCCATGATGGTCTTGTATTTCTTCTTTATGTCTTCCATGTGCCCTTCCTATGGCCAGGTCAGCCCTACCCGCGTCCCGTCTGAAAACCCCTGTGATTGGCCACCATCTCTACAACCATCGCCAAAATTCGTGTCCGATTTGCCCGTCATTATCCTGTCATTCCAGCGAAGGCCTTCGGTTGCTGTAAGCGCCTCAGTCTATTCTCTACAAGTGGTTGCAAGACCTCTCTGGCTGGTATTGTTACAGTAGGGGCGCTTCGAGAAGCGCCCTGATCTCGGGCGGTTCCCGAACCGCACCGTACAAAGCCCTGAAACCGCTTCATGTGTTATCGAGGTTTTGCAACCAGTTCTAGTGAAACGGCCATTCTGTTGGCAACGGGTATAAACATTACCACAGGTCTTATTCCAAGGGGAAGTTCCTTTGTAGCGCTTGTCGGGTTCAGAGCCGGGACCATTCCATGATCGTGTCACCTATGATAGGCTACAGGAAAACTCGTTGGAGCGAATTTCGTGAAGAAGCCTCGATCGTTGATACCCTTTGTGGCCATATTTGTTGCAGGGTTTCTGGCGGGGGTGGTTTTCTCTGCGTGGAAACTCGAATCCTTCGGCGATCGCACAGTGTCCCCAGTGTCTGATCGTGGCCCCCAACAGAGCGGCCAGAGTGATTTGCAGGCCAGAATTGAAGCCATAGAGCGGATGCTGGCGGTCAACCCGAAGCAAGTTGATGCGCTCATTCAACTGGGAAACGACTATTTTGACCTGGGGAATCATGACAAGGCCATCGTGGCCTATCAGAAGGCCCTGCTGATAAACCCCATGAATGCCGATGTACTAACAGACCTGGGGATCAGCTATCGCCGCAGCGGCAAGGCCCAGCACGCGGCCAAAGCCTTCCGAAAGGCGCACGAAGTAGACCCTAACCACACAGTGAGCCTGTTCAACCTGGGCATAGTCCTGAGAGACGATCTTAAAGATCCGGCTGAAGCCCTCAAGGCCTGGGAGGAATTCCTGAAACAAGCCCCGGATTCACCCCATGCAGTCATGGTCCGACCTTGGGTCAAACAACTCCAGGAAAAACTCGGCCAAGCAAGCGAAACAACCGGCAGCGGCAGCAAACAGTAGAAGTGGTTGCAAAGCCTCGGAAGTATTTGAAGGCATGCAGGAGGAACCTTTTTGCAAAAAGTTTCCCCCTGCACCCCCTTCAAAAACTCCCCATTCCTGCAAACACTTTTAGCTGCCTGTCGGTCTTCCGTGCAACCGAATGGGAGATCGCTGGCCCGTCATGCCAATGCGGTAACTGCAAGGTAAGACGAATCTGCGATTCTCGTTCTCAGGCCGAGACTGGGAAGCAGACAGCCTGGCCTCAGAGCTATCTGCGGACCTAAGGCAATAATCCATTCTGTGAAAAAGTTTCCCCCGGCGTCCTTCAAAAAACTCCATATCCTGCCCGCTGGGCAGCCTCCGCCGATGGCGGAAGGCACCCAGCGGACAGGATATGGAAGTTTTTGGAGAGGGGTCTGGGGAGGCCCTTTTTACAAAAAGGGCCTCCCCAGATATTTTCCTACGGTTCGGCGAGTTTGTGCAGGAGGAAGTCGGTCAAGGCGGCCAGTCCGTGGGTCGGCATGTAGTTGCTGGCGGACACGTCGTACAGGATCTTACTGTACGCGGGAAACTCGTCATCGCCCTCCCAATGGATCAAGGCCACGGGTAATCTAGGAAAGAACTTGAAGATATAGCCGTAGTCACCTAACTCTATTGGTTTACCACCCCACTGTAGCACTTTGGCAATGCGCTGATCCTCGCCCCGAGCGAAAAACTGTCCCAGGATCTCGGTGGTGGTTTTCAGGAAATGCGCGCCCATCACAGCGCCGTAGCGCAGGGAACGACAGTCGATCCACTGGCCCATGACTCTCACTGCGGTACCTTGGTTTTCTGCGGCTGCAATGAAGTGCTGCAAGACCAGCACCTTCATTGCCAAGGTATCCACTTCAGGGTGGCCTGCTCGGATGCGGTACGGGAGCAGATCCAGAACGAACCAACTGTGCAGAAAGGAGACCATTACCCGTGGAGTCCCGTCTCCCTTGTAGATAGCGTCGGTCATTTCGACAATGGTGAGTGGGTCTATTCTCTTAACGCGCTCCAGAAGTTCCTTGTGGTGTTTTTCCAGTTCTTCCAGGTTCTTGCCTTGTCTTTCGCGTTCCACCCACATTGTGTATTCATCGGGAGGCAGATCGGTCATTCCCATCACCAGTCCATCACAGGGATATTCATTGAAAAATGGCGGTTCATCGGAGGGCCTATCTTCGCGCCGTGTTTGTCGCGATTTCAATGCCTCTCACTATGCCCTACCAACTCTGGCGCGTGCAGCGTTCCGTGAGCGCGATCCAGTCTGCACCAATAAAAAAGCCCTCTGTTCAGAGGGCTTCATTCAATCTATTGCCAAGCGTACATTGATTAAAGGAGGGTCCCCACGCGTTTAGCTGCGGGGCCCAGGATTACTCTTAAGGTCACGGGCCGAACTCATCCCACGTTTTGTCGTGTCAAATACGGCTTCCCGCGTAAATTGAATTGATTGCCCGCGGACCCAATGCTTATGCGCTCCGAAGCCTACATAGGCAGACTAAAGTCAAGCCGCAAGCTCCCGCCGACGGTCCAGTTTTGCCGGTCCAGAAACAAATTGGTGGAAGCCGTCGGTGGAATGATACCGGCGAGCGCTCCTTCAAAATCGGTGGTGCTCTGGCTGTGAATCGCTGTGTATCGTCCAAACGCTCCGATTTGCCCTGTACCGAAGACAGCGCGAGAGTACTCCAGAAAAGCTTCGAAGAAATAACCGTTCTTGTACGTGCCTGTGCCTTCGATTCTGCTGAAAATCGCCGGGTTCGCAAATGCCAGATTTGTTTCCCCATATCTGGCAGTCCCGAACAAGGCAGGGAATCCAATGACACGAGCGGTCAAGTTGGCACACGAGTATTGAATGCCAAAGAATGGGATGAAGTTCTCGAAAGTAAAGTCCGCTTCCGGAGTGTCACTCTGGTTGAGGCTAACAATATTGAATGGGTCTTTAAAACTGGCCGTGTTGTAGTCGTACCGGAAACCGCCCACAACAGATCCCATTCCTACATCAACATTCAAAGCCGCTTCAAGCCAGTACCATCTGTTCTTAGTTTCCCAAGTCTTTCGCACAAATCCGGAGGAAGTAACTTGCTCTTCTCCATTTCGGTTTGAAGGGATGAGGTACCAACCGCTAACCAGGACACCGATCCTCTCGGTAAATTGCAGTTGATCCGCAAGGCCAAGCCACAGTCCCCGATTGGGATGTCGCCAGTTGCGGGGGTCGGAAGTGCCACCCAGCGGCAAGTCGGCAGCCGACTCACCGAAACGGTTTCCAATCCGATCGTCCCCCCATCCAACATAGAATTTTAATGACGAAAAGGCCGTCTTTTCCTGCCCACAGCCTAAACGTTCGCCAAGTAATCCTGAAAATGAAGGAAATCCGGGCAGGCCCATTCCAAATGTGCCCTGCGCAGACACTAGAGTAGGAGCCAGCCCCAAAACCAAAATTCCAACAAAAAGAACAGCGACACGTCTTATAGCCATATCCTCATCCTCCTAAAAAGAAGAAAACAACACCCTCTCTCACTTCAGAGAGCGAATAACCCCCACTTGCACCAAAATTTTCGTATGCTAAACTTCTAGGATAATAGCTTCTTTTTGTCAAGCAATAATAAGTCCCAGGCTGGCTTTTGTTGCATGGTGAACCATTATTAAGGCCTTTGTGTAACACTATAATGTAATTAATTAACAAATTGCTATAATATATGGAAATATCATAGTATTCTTTACAGGCAGTCAGAATAGGCGTGCGCCCGTCCCCCTGGCAGCTCTGGTGGGATGGCTCCGCTCGGAACGCTTCTGACTGCGAAATGGGTTTTCGTTGTCGCCTTGCCGGAGTTTCGCACAATGTTACATAGTAAAAACTGGATGTTATGTACAAATGCCAATGTCGATAGATAGTAATACATAATGATAAATCAAAGTTGACAGCGCATCATGTTTATGTTAT includes these proteins:
- the sat gene encoding sulfate adenylyltransferase, with protein sequence MAEIGHGKKEIVERIMGPAEAKEAIKGLVEIPIRSQIANEVIGITYGFFTPLEGFMGKADVDGVCKNMKLANGVVWSIPIVFDLSADEVAKYGVKAGSKVLLTYNNNPMAIMEVQEVYDYDKKAMCQAVYGTDDPKHPGCSRTYSYKDKFVAGKVTLVNRPKINPPYDPYFIPPLEMRKKFKEKGWERIVAHQTRNVPHTGHEWLMKGAWFQAYAELPIEKPLVGVLVNAIIGEKRKGDYIDEAIILTQDELRKSGYFGDHNHLTSLTFWDMRYAGPREAVFHAALRTNLGLTHHMYGRDHAGVGTYYGAYDAHHLLATIQDELDIVPVYSMNWLFCPHCGEITSEGLCNHKKEWQKFSGTVIRSIVQDGVKPPRLIYRPEVFDVMMECGEKYGFGSPFVGDDYLAKRIPVFEIPPMK
- a CDS encoding aminotransferase class I/II-fold pyridoxal phosphate-dependent enzyme translates to MVDLFEKCFSYNRDTEAMAISLGIYPFFKAISGLNGTHVIVDGRDTIMAGSNNYLGLTTHPKVKAAALKALEEYGTSCSGSRFANGTLDLHEKLEASLARFMGKEAAQVFSTGFITNQGAIAPLVGRSDTVIIDRLVHASIVDGVRLGFGKVGRFRHSDIESLRRNLEACPENHGKLVIVDGVYSMDGDIAPLPEIVAVTKEFGARLMVDDAHGIGVLGSNGRGTLEHFGVTDEVDLVMGTFSKSFASLGGFIAGDARVIHYIKHHSRALIFSAAMPPSAIAAVQAALEVIETEPEIRERLWENTRFFADSIASLGFETGHTQTPIIPIIIGDDIRTAFFWKRLLDYGVFTNCVVAPGVPEGQQRIRMCCMATHTRDELEKVAEACARVGKEMGIIH
- a CDS encoding L,D-transpeptidase family protein; translation: MKLNIRLFTLSKGPAPERPGSGSSFLRPLTWLFPVLFLCFLQAAWAETNSRTTNGAKIVILKEEQLLQLYINGNPVKSYRVCLGINPSGPKRVMGDQKTPEGEYVICYKSESSRFHRFLGLSYPSAGDAQASFENGLISLDELHSLINTIRDEKAPPWDSKLGGWVGIHGYPTNGNQRRWISLLYPKPHNWTDGCIAMWNFEIDELYSRVSVGTPVSIRP
- a CDS encoding lipid-binding SYLF domain-containing protein — translated: MRIVPTFCVSLAAILFQPILCSGQSMEELDRRILDCNAVIQNVLEMPDRGIPKDLLQRCRGLAVFPGVLKVGVVVGVTLGNGLIVRRDENTAEWSRPAFVTIRGGSFGFQAGVQTVDLILLIMSDKGLENLLEDKITLGADVSVAAGPIGRDASAETNLRFDAGILSYSRAKGLFVGLALTGASLEPDLQANWAYHGKGVTVQDVLYEGKGALSDNARVLVRTLDNATK
- a CDS encoding IMP cyclohydrolase; this encodes MEDIKKKYKTIMDDHFPDTIKISFDEQTLVYKKRAWKIPDESGNLVEKGLRYGENPGQEAALYQLVDGNLTLGGCKFISPGRGLVSSLTEAEMIQSGKHPSKTNFTDVDNALNILKFIHKSPACAIMKHNNPSGVAISDSITEAYRRANMADRIAAFGGAAVFNRPVDKASAESIAENYLEVVAAPDYEAGAVEVLKSRKNLRILAIPRMDRLEDYLAVRFVEFKSLMDGGIVVQQSPINAIRSPEDLMPAKAIYQGREYIVERSPTRRELEDMVFGWAVEQGVTSNSVIYVKDGCTVGIGTGEQDRVGVAELAVIKAYVKYRDRLCFERFQVPFNLMQDARIAQELDNEVREHKAGLIGSVMVSDAFFPFRDGVEVGIREGVSAIVQPGGSDRDFESIEACNEADPKVAMMFTGQRAFKH
- a CDS encoding tetratricopeptide repeat protein, encoding MKKPRSLIPFVAIFVAGFLAGVVFSAWKLESFGDRTVSPVSDRGPQQSGQSDLQARIEAIERMLAVNPKQVDALIQLGNDYFDLGNHDKAIVAYQKALLINPMNADVLTDLGISYRRSGKAQHAAKAFRKAHEVDPNHTVSLFNLGIVLRDDLKDPAEALKAWEEFLKQAPDSPHAVMVRPWVKQLQEKLGQASETTGSGSKQ
- a CDS encoding DUF3786 domain-containing protein, with amino-acid sequence MTDLPPDEYTMWVERERQGKNLEELEKHHKELLERVKRIDPLTIVEMTDAIYKGDGTPRVMVSFLHSWFVLDLLPYRIRAGHPEVDTLAMKVLVLQHFIAAAENQGTAVRVMGQWIDCRSLRYGAVMGAHFLKTTTEILGQFFARGEDQRIAKVLQWGGKPIELGDYGYIFKFFPRLPVALIHWEGDDEFPAYSKILYDVSASNYMPTHGLAALTDFLLHKLAEP